The following proteins come from a genomic window of Nostoc sp. TCL26-01:
- a CDS encoding DUF4058 family protein gives MKYPFPGMNPYLENPDLWSEVHHRLITAIAIAISPPLRPKYRVAIEKRTYTINTEDAILIGIPDLAILSAKQKEQQSNSNKAAIATLPTDTENKSITVTLPLPLEIKEGYLEIREISSGKVITVVEVLSPTNKRTKAGRKSYLEKREKILQSDTNLVEIDLIRNGDKMPIITNIPDTDYRILVVKSDCLPSAQLFAFTVREAIPNFTIPLEHQEQEIKLNLQNLLLEIYEQAGFDLTLDYNQPPVPELVAKDREWMDRLLKEQGIRE, from the coding sequence ATGAAGTATCCCTTTCCGGGGATGAATCCCTATTTAGAAAACCCTGATTTATGGTCAGAGGTACACCATCGATTAATTACAGCGATCGCTATTGCGATATCTCCTCCTTTGCGTCCTAAATATCGAGTAGCCATTGAAAAACGTACCTATACAATCAATACTGAAGATGCCATCTTAATCGGTATTCCTGATTTAGCGATTTTATCAGCAAAACAAAAGGAACAACAATCCAATAGTAATAAAGCCGCAATAGCCACTTTACCCACTGACACAGAAAATAAATCTATTACTGTAACATTACCATTACCTTTAGAAATCAAAGAAGGATATTTAGAAATTAGAGAAATTTCTAGTGGTAAAGTAATAACAGTAGTTGAAGTGCTTTCTCCCACCAATAAACGCACGAAAGCAGGAAGAAAATCTTATTTAGAAAAAAGAGAAAAAATATTACAAAGTGATACTAATTTAGTAGAAATTGACTTAATTAGAAATGGCGATAAAATGCCAATTATCACAAATATTCCTGACACAGACTACCGGATTTTAGTTGTCAAGTCTGATTGCTTACCCTCGGCTCAATTATTCGCTTTTACCGTGAGAGAAGCTATCCCTAATTTTACTATTCCTTTAGAACACCAAGAACAGGAAATAAAATTAAATTTACAAAATCTATTATTAGAGATATATGAGCAAGCCGGATTTGATTTGACCTTGGATTACAATCAACCTCCTGTACCAGAGTTGGTGGCAAAAGATAGAGAATGGATGGATAGATTATTGAAAGAACAAGGAATAAGAGAGTGA
- a CDS encoding GAF domain-containing protein, whose product MNNDEYDYKSLINVYKQTQEALQQQIEQQQLVMAIAVRIRQSLRLQEVLHTTVAEVRQFLHADRVFIYRFEPDYSGSVVVESVGNDWQAILNVQVEDTYFMETRGEKYRQGGFQSIADIYIEDLTECHRNLLTQFQVKANLAVPILQGENLWGLLVTNQCATSRKWQPWEIDLLQQLATQVGIAIQQSELYEQVKAELKERQQAEQKIREQAALLDIATDAILVRDLNSKILFWNKAAERIYGWHADEGIGKNAGELLYKETSSQMELAYKSVLEHGSWHGELNKVTKSGKEIIVESRWTLVFDESGQPKSILSVDTDITEKQQLQAQFLRAQRMESLGTLASGIAHDLNNILTPIMSSIQILALKIPHLDARHQQLLKILEDNSKRAADLVKQILTFARGSESRGVTLQIEPLLLEVEQILHSTFPKSIKINKHLPNQELWTIKADPTQIHQVLMNLCVNARDAMPDGGILSISAENLLVDKNFAKMNLDAQVGSYVVITIADTGFGIPPLILERIFEPFFTTKESSKGTGLGLSTVIGIVKNHGGFVTVNSEVGKGSQFQVFLRSIEDRERQQAEDFNLPVGKGELILVVDDEAAILEITKTSLEDYNYQILTASNGIEAIALYAQHQQKISLVLMDMMMPSLDGLTAIRILREMNPQVKIMAISGVTQEQQLMEAANTDINAFLRKPYNIYDLAHAIHNILSESR is encoded by the coding sequence ATGAATAATGATGAGTATGATTACAAGTCTTTAATAAATGTTTATAAACAAACACAAGAAGCACTGCAACAGCAAATTGAACAACAGCAATTAGTCATGGCTATTGCCGTAAGAATTCGGCAGAGTTTACGTCTTCAGGAAGTTCTGCATACGACTGTAGCTGAAGTACGCCAATTTCTCCATGCAGACAGAGTGTTCATTTATCGCTTTGAGCCAGATTATAGTGGGTCTGTAGTTGTAGAATCTGTTGGTAATGATTGGCAGGCTATCTTAAATGTCCAAGTTGAAGATACTTACTTCATGGAAACTCGTGGAGAAAAATACAGACAAGGAGGTTTCCAATCTATAGCAGATATTTATATAGAAGACTTGACGGAATGTCACCGTAATTTACTAACTCAATTCCAAGTGAAAGCAAACTTAGCAGTTCCCATCTTGCAGGGGGAAAACTTATGGGGGCTATTAGTTACTAATCAATGTGCAACATCAAGAAAATGGCAGCCTTGGGAAATTGATTTACTGCAACAATTAGCAACGCAAGTTGGTATTGCCATTCAACAATCAGAACTCTACGAACAAGTAAAAGCTGAACTCAAGGAACGCCAGCAAGCAGAACAGAAAATCCGTGAACAAGCAGCTTTACTCGATATTGCTACCGATGCAATTTTAGTGAGAGATTTAAACAGCAAAATTTTATTTTGGAATAAAGCTGCGGAGCGTATATACGGTTGGCACGCTGATGAAGGTATTGGCAAAAATGCAGGTGAGCTATTGTATAAAGAAACTTCCTCACAAATGGAATTAGCCTACAAAAGTGTTCTTGAGCATGGTTCATGGCATGGTGAATTAAATAAAGTGACAAAATCTGGTAAAGAAATTATTGTAGAAAGTCGCTGGACTCTTGTATTTGATGAATCAGGGCAACCCAAATCAATTCTGAGTGTGGACACAGATATCACTGAAAAACAACAATTACAAGCCCAATTTCTTCGCGCTCAACGCATGGAAAGTTTAGGAACTCTTGCTAGTGGTATTGCCCATGACCTCAACAATATTTTGACACCAATTATGTCCTCGATTCAAATATTGGCGTTGAAGATTCCTCATCTAGATGCGCGTCATCAACAACTGTTGAAAATTTTGGAAGATAATTCTAAACGGGCAGCTGATTTAGTCAAACAAATTTTAACTTTTGCTCGTGGTTCTGAAAGCAGGGGTGTGACTTTGCAAATAGAACCTTTGTTGCTAGAAGTTGAGCAAATTCTCCACAGTACCTTCCCCAAATCAATTAAGATTAACAAACATCTCCCAAATCAAGAGCTTTGGACAATCAAAGCAGACCCGACACAAATACATCAAGTGTTGATGAATCTGTGTGTAAATGCTCGTGATGCTATGCCTGATGGGGGTATTTTATCTATTTCCGCAGAAAATCTCCTGGTAGATAAAAACTTTGCCAAGATGAATTTAGATGCTCAGGTAGGCTCATATGTGGTTATCACTATTGCCGATACTGGATTTGGGATTCCGCCATTAATTTTAGAACGAATTTTTGAACCTTTTTTCACTACCAAAGAATCAAGTAAAGGTACAGGATTAGGTTTGTCAACGGTGATTGGTATTGTCAAAAACCACGGTGGGTTTGTGACTGTTAACAGTGAAGTGGGAAAAGGTAGCCAATTTCAAGTGTTTTTGCGATCTATTGAAGATAGAGAAAGACAGCAAGCAGAAGATTTTAATTTGCCTGTTGGTAAAGGAGAGTTAATTTTAGTTGTAGATGATGAAGCTGCCATTTTAGAAATTACCAAAACATCCTTAGAAGACTATAATTATCAAATTTTAACTGCCAGTAATGGGATTGAAGCGATCGCACTCTATGCTCAACATCAACAGAAAATTAGTTTGGTGTTAATGGATATGATGATGCCATCACTTGATGGGTTAACAGCCATTCGCATTTTGCGAGAAATGAATCCACAAGTCAAGATTATGGCTATTAGCGGCGTTACCCAAGAGCAGCAACTCATGGAGGCTGCCAATACTGATATCAATGCGTTTTTACGCAAGCCTTACAATATCTATGATTTAGCTCACGCTATTCACAATATCTTGAGTGAGTCCAGATAA
- a CDS encoding addiction module protein produces the protein MLSIEQLTEEILSLPSALRALLAEKIIESLESDTDPTIQAAWINEAHRRRDEIRNASVQAIPGDEALVQVRRLLEQ, from the coding sequence ATGCTGTCGATTGAGCAACTAACAGAAGAAATCTTATCTTTGCCTAGTGCATTGAGAGCGCTTTTGGCAGAAAAAATTATCGAAAGTCTTGAATCCGACACAGATCCAACCATTCAAGCTGCTTGGATTAATGAAGCGCATCGACGGCGAGATGAGATTAGAAATGCTTCTGTGCAAGCCATACCAGGAGATGAAGCTTTAGTTCAGGTGAGGCGACTACTTGAGCAATAA
- a CDS encoding AAA family ATPase, which produces MYLKTVFIRFYKSFNDDFLRKNNNRVKHKPWEEIGNAFYPYIEVPIDPKITTIVGANESGKSHLLSAIEKAISGNNIERSDFCRYSHLFTVKQNELKYPDFGTEWSGLSKSEEVSLRKIIEIPENIIFDRFLVFRKNIHNLIVYLPEKGDYRPYRIGDEQASKLQSLLPEILRIESDVALPSSVPIKKLVHLDQEKYLDSRKFELLDREQRSRIVDALDELSDNPELVTKVRLLWGENKDVVDPDAIKTMKLIISALDEAVFSSKEKERREKEFNLAYKLICKIAQVDTNALLDLAGAIKKGMQGYANGIIEKINRQLSINLNFPNYWVQDKNFCLKVMARDYDLVFTITDRTGTEYSFEERSQGLRYFLSYYIQYRSHEPHPNKTEILLMDEPDAYLSSQAQQDLLKVFDLFASPAPGSHLTHPIQVVYVTHSPFLIDKNHAERIRVLRKGNEDEGTRVVKDAAKNHYEPLRSSIGAYVGETAFIGNCNLMVEGISDQIIIAGATIYLRGNDIPNLETLDLNQITIVQSGSASHIPYLVYLARGRDIEQPAVIVLLDSDKSGNEAKKQLLGKGGQHRRPVLKEQFILQLTDLKEEFSLGTDAATVKIEIEDIIPLSICIQATKFYLQEFLQLDETEFSFLTEDLVLSKTTNQTILDAIQASLLEFPDKDLQINKVGFARNVIRVVNEWSQRQDLDRHQSDAIQIFEKNFRILFKKLNSMQRHAQQRLTDERLSQKIERLKKDFIALHPISAKREDGVILLDEIEVILDSNIDNSAIKEIEAIKNAIQNLRRDYKLEIDMSKTIDDYSGFQKGLEIIKYAGLLASQEEAPDEIQVEKSAILISEETSDKLQVDELIVDEQLQVINQEVPTTSFEGEITKVADNFANSNQKRKSRRS; this is translated from the coding sequence ATGTATCTCAAAACAGTTTTTATTCGCTTCTATAAGTCATTTAACGACGATTTCCTCAGAAAAAATAATAATAGAGTAAAGCATAAACCTTGGGAAGAGATAGGCAATGCTTTTTACCCGTATATTGAAGTTCCTATCGATCCAAAAATTACAACAATTGTTGGTGCAAATGAATCTGGCAAATCTCACTTACTAAGTGCTATCGAAAAGGCTATATCTGGAAATAATATTGAACGGAGTGATTTTTGTCGTTATTCTCATCTTTTTACGGTTAAGCAGAATGAATTAAAATATCCTGATTTTGGTACGGAATGGTCTGGTCTATCTAAGTCTGAAGAAGTAAGCTTAAGAAAAATCATAGAAATTCCTGAGAATATTATTTTTGATCGATTTTTAGTATTCCGAAAAAATATTCATAATTTAATTGTATATCTGCCTGAAAAAGGAGACTACAGACCATATAGGATTGGGGATGAACAAGCTAGCAAGTTGCAAAGTTTACTTCCTGAGATACTCAGAATTGAGTCTGATGTTGCACTTCCGTCCAGTGTTCCTATTAAAAAATTAGTCCACTTAGATCAAGAGAAATATCTCGATAGCCGAAAATTTGAACTTTTAGATCGGGAACAAAGAAGCAGAATTGTGGATGCGCTCGATGAATTGAGTGATAACCCAGAACTGGTTACTAAAGTTCGTCTTTTGTGGGGTGAAAATAAGGATGTTGTTGATCCCGATGCAATTAAGACAATGAAATTAATTATTTCAGCATTGGATGAAGCAGTCTTTAGTTCTAAAGAAAAAGAGAGGAGAGAGAAAGAGTTCAATTTAGCTTATAAATTGATTTGCAAAATTGCTCAAGTTGATACCAATGCTTTACTTGATTTAGCTGGAGCAATTAAAAAGGGAATGCAGGGTTATGCAAATGGAATCATTGAGAAAATTAACCGACAATTATCTATTAATTTAAACTTTCCTAACTATTGGGTTCAAGACAAAAACTTCTGTTTAAAAGTCATGGCAAGAGACTATGACTTAGTTTTTACAATAACTGATAGAACAGGAACTGAATATTCATTTGAAGAAAGAAGCCAAGGATTACGATACTTTCTAAGTTATTACATTCAGTATCGATCTCATGAACCTCATCCAAATAAAACCGAAATTCTTTTAATGGATGAACCAGATGCTTATTTATCTAGTCAAGCACAGCAAGATTTACTTAAAGTATTCGACCTGTTTGCAAGTCCAGCACCAGGTTCACATTTAACCCATCCTATTCAAGTAGTCTATGTAACTCACTCTCCCTTTTTAATTGATAAGAATCATGCTGAACGCATTCGAGTCTTGCGAAAGGGAAATGAGGATGAAGGAACGAGAGTAGTGAAGGATGCTGCTAAAAATCATTATGAACCTCTGAGATCTTCGATTGGTGCTTATGTTGGTGAAACAGCTTTCATTGGCAATTGTAATTTAATGGTTGAGGGTATTTCCGACCAAATTATCATTGCAGGAGCTACCATATATCTTCGCGGAAATGATATCCCTAACTTAGAAACTTTAGATTTAAATCAAATCACTATTGTTCAATCAGGTTCAGCATCGCATATTCCCTATTTAGTCTATCTTGCTCGTGGACGAGATATAGAACAGCCAGCAGTAATTGTCTTACTCGACAGTGATAAAAGTGGTAACGAAGCTAAGAAGCAATTATTAGGTAAAGGTGGTCAACATAGAAGACCTGTGCTTAAAGAGCAATTTATACTTCAGCTTACTGATCTAAAAGAAGAATTCTCTTTAGGGACTGATGCTGCAACAGTAAAAATTGAAATAGAAGATATTATTCCGTTGTCTATATGTATACAAGCAACTAAGTTTTACTTGCAAGAATTTCTTCAACTAGATGAAACAGAATTTTCCTTTTTGACAGAAGATTTAGTTTTAAGTAAAACTACTAACCAAACTATCCTTGACGCTATACAAGCAAGTCTTTTAGAGTTTCCTGACAAAGATTTACAAATTAATAAGGTTGGCTTTGCTCGAAATGTTATTCGAGTGGTAAATGAGTGGTCACAAAGACAAGATTTAGATAGGCATCAATCTGATGCAATTCAAATTTTTGAAAAAAATTTTAGGATTTTGTTTAAGAAGTTGAATAGTATGCAGCGTCATGCCCAGCAGAGGTTAACGGACGAAAGACTCTCTCAAAAGATTGAGCGTTTAAAGAAAGACTTTATTGCACTTCATCCTATTTCTGCAAAGCGTGAAGATGGGGTTATCCTTCTTGATGAGATTGAGGTGATTTTAGATAGCAACATAGACAATAGTGCAATTAAAGAAATTGAAGCGATTAAGAACGCAATTCAAAACTTACGTCGTGATTATAAGCTTGAAATTGACATGAGTAAAACTATTGATGACTACTCTGGATTTCAGAAGGGCTTAGAAATAATTAAGTATGCAGGGCTTTTAGCTAGTCAAGAGGAGGCTCCCGATGAGATTCAAGTGGAGAAGTCAGCTATATTAATATCAGAAGAAACTTCTGATAAATTACAGGTAGATGAGTTGATTGTAGATGAGCAACTACAAGTCATTAATCAGGAAGTACCTACTACTAGTTTTGAGGGAGAGATTACTAAAGTAGCTGATAACTTTGCTAATTCTAATCAGAAAAGAAAGTCCCGACGAAGCTGA
- a CDS encoding DNA-3-methyladenine glycosylase, translating to MPSHAQTPLNLDDAFIALANLDSDLARILETFGTPPLWKREPGFPTLIQIILEQQVSLASAKAVFNRLSEIVVPLVPENFLTFNDTQLKTIGFSRQKSLYCRGLAEAIVNGDLDLNQLLTMEEPAIRTQLKRLKGIGDWTVDIYLLMALQHPDAFPKGDLGLAIATQQIKGLATRPTPKELEAIAQNWQPWRGVATRILWHYYLATSRTRNA from the coding sequence ATGCCAAGCCATGCTCAAACACCACTAAACCTTGATGACGCTTTCATTGCCCTAGCCAACCTCGATAGCGATTTGGCACGCATTTTAGAAACCTTTGGCACTCCTCCTCTGTGGAAAAGAGAACCAGGTTTTCCCACACTGATACAAATAATTCTCGAACAACAAGTTTCCTTAGCATCGGCAAAGGCTGTATTTAATCGATTATCTGAAATCGTTGTCCCACTAGTTCCAGAAAACTTTCTCACCTTTAATGATACGCAATTAAAAACAATCGGATTTAGTCGGCAAAAAAGTTTATATTGTCGAGGACTAGCAGAGGCAATTGTTAACGGTGATTTGGATTTAAACCAGTTGCTGACAATGGAAGAACCTGCGATTAGAACCCAGCTAAAACGTCTTAAAGGCATCGGTGATTGGACAGTTGATATCTATCTTTTAATGGCACTACAACACCCTGATGCCTTTCCTAAAGGCGATTTAGGACTAGCGATCGCCACACAACAAATCAAAGGTTTAGCCACACGTCCCACACCGAAAGAACTAGAAGCGATCGCCCAAAACTGGCAACCGTGGCGAGGAGTAGCCACCAGGATTCTTTGGCACTACTATTTAGCAACTTCCAGAACGAGAAATGCTTAA
- a CDS encoding DUF2085 domain-containing protein: protein MKGQVDKQTRGQGDKGTKFFPLPLSPSPPLPLSSKINWASFIADFLLVGMVFGPPIAPFLAASGVWLLGSIADIIYFLGDHVCPQPSMGLDLAPPFLMAVCMRCYGTVTGLLITRLLYAVTSGRGFYWLSQYGWSGAALASVLMMAYPLELAAQIFGLWSFNNYLVTPFGLITGLAWGLFAMPILHERKISG, encoded by the coding sequence ATGAAGGGACAAGTGGACAAGCAGACAAGGGGACAAGGGGACAAGGGGACGAAATTTTTCCCTCTCCCCCTCTCCCCCTCTCCCCCTCTCCCTCTGTCATCAAAAATTAATTGGGCTAGCTTTATTGCCGATTTCCTCCTTGTCGGTATGGTATTTGGCCCTCCCATCGCCCCTTTTCTCGCTGCCTCTGGTGTATGGTTACTGGGAAGTATTGCGGACATTATTTATTTCCTGGGTGATCATGTGTGTCCCCAACCAAGCATGGGCTTAGATTTAGCACCACCATTTCTCATGGCTGTATGTATGCGTTGTTATGGGACAGTCACAGGTTTACTCATTACCCGCTTACTATATGCTGTAACTAGTGGTAGAGGTTTTTATTGGCTCAGTCAATACGGCTGGAGTGGTGCAGCCTTAGCCAGCGTCTTGATGATGGCTTATCCCCTAGAACTAGCAGCACAAATCTTTGGCTTGTGGAGTTTCAACAACTATCTAGTTACACCCTTCGGCTTAATCACAGGTTTAGCCTGGGGTTTATTTGCCATGCCAATTTTACATGAAAGGAAAATCTCAGGATAA
- a CDS encoding type II toxin-antitoxin system RelE/ParE family toxin — MKYVFHPEALTEYAEAVQYYAQQRHELAQAFINAVEDAVYQIRESPYRWSLFDEDIRRCLTRKFPYGILYTIEQDYILILAVMHCSREPGYWKSCRD; from the coding sequence ATAAAGTATGTATTTCACCCTGAAGCACTGACAGAATATGCAGAGGCTGTCCAGTATTATGCACAACAACGGCATGAGCTAGCACAAGCATTTATTAATGCTGTTGAGGATGCAGTCTATCAGATTAGAGAATCTCCTTATCGTTGGAGTTTATTTGATGAAGACATCCGGCGATGTCTGACACGTAAATTTCCGTATGGCATTCTTTACACAATTGAGCAAGATTACATTCTGATTCTGGCAGTTATGCACTGTAGCCGAGAACCGGGATATTGGAAAAGTTGCAGAGATTAG
- a CDS encoding TIGR00300 family protein, giving the protein MTSQISFLMCPPDHYDVDYVINPWMEGNIHKSSRDRAVEQWQGLYQILKEHAIVNLVTPEKGWPDMVFTANAGLVLGDNVVLSRFLHKERQGEEPYFKQWFEGNGYTVYELPKDLPFEGAGDALLDREGRWLWAGYGFRSELDSHPYLAKWLDIEVLSLRLIDERFYHLDTCFCPLANGYLLYYPGAFDSYSNRLIEMRVAAEKRIAIAEADAVNFACNAVNVESIVIMNKASNALKERLTDVGFRVLETPLTEFLKAGGAAKCLTLRVTEPVRAEVHANVSVESRILRIEGHLLDSGLINRALDLIVDTGGSFQVLNFNLGEQRQSTSAAEVKVSAPSHAVMEEIISQLIDLGAVDLPQDERDVKLEPVLQNGVAPDDFYVSTIYPTEVRINGQWVKVENQRMDGAIAISQTPNGLLARCKILRDLEVGEQVVVDVQGIRTVRKTESREQRNAQEFSFMSAGVSSERRVEIVVEQVAWELRKIRDAGGKVVVTAGPVVIHTGGGEHLSRLIREGYVQALLGGNAIAVHDIEQNTMGTSLGVDMKRGVAVRGGHRHHLKVINTIRRYGSIAKAVEAGMIHSGVMYECVRNQVPFVLAGSIRDDGPLPDTQMDLIKAQQEYAKLLEGAEMILMLSSMLHSIGVGNMTPAGVKMVCVDINPAVVTKLSDRGSVESVGVVTDVGLFLSLLVQQLDKLTSPYVSKVG; this is encoded by the coding sequence ATGACTTCCCAAATTAGCTTTTTGATGTGTCCACCTGACCACTATGATGTGGATTATGTGATTAATCCCTGGATGGAAGGGAATATCCACAAATCCTCACGCGATCGCGCTGTGGAACAGTGGCAAGGATTATACCAAATACTCAAAGAACACGCGATCGTCAATTTGGTCACACCGGAAAAGGGTTGGCCTGATATGGTGTTTACTGCCAACGCTGGCTTAGTCTTAGGTGATAACGTCGTCCTCAGTCGCTTTTTACACAAGGAACGCCAAGGAGAAGAACCTTACTTTAAACAATGGTTTGAAGGCAATGGTTACACAGTATATGAATTGCCGAAAGACTTACCCTTTGAAGGTGCAGGGGATGCACTTTTAGATCGAGAAGGGCGTTGGTTATGGGCAGGTTATGGTTTTCGTTCGGAGTTAGATTCTCATCCTTATCTGGCTAAATGGCTAGATATTGAAGTGTTATCCCTGCGTTTAATCGATGAGCGTTTCTATCATTTAGATACCTGTTTTTGTCCTCTAGCTAACGGCTATTTACTATACTATCCCGGTGCTTTTGATTCCTATTCCAACCGCTTAATAGAAATGCGAGTCGCCGCCGAAAAACGCATCGCTATTGCCGAAGCAGATGCTGTGAATTTTGCTTGTAATGCGGTGAATGTGGAAAGCATTGTGATTATGAATAAAGCCAGCAATGCTTTAAAGGAACGTTTAACTGATGTTGGTTTCCGAGTTTTAGAAACACCCTTAACAGAATTTCTCAAAGCAGGTGGTGCAGCTAAATGTCTCACCTTGCGCGTGACAGAACCAGTCAGAGCAGAAGTTCACGCCAACGTATCAGTCGAAAGCCGTATCCTCCGCATTGAAGGGCATTTACTCGACTCTGGTTTAATTAACCGCGCCTTAGACTTGATTGTGGATACTGGCGGTAGTTTCCAAGTCTTGAATTTTAACTTGGGAGAACAACGACAAAGTACCTCGGCGGCGGAGGTGAAAGTTTCTGCACCTTCTCACGCAGTTATGGAGGAAATCATTTCCCAGTTGATTGACTTGGGTGCAGTCGATTTGCCTCAAGACGAGCGAGATGTCAAACTGGAACCTGTACTGCAAAATGGCGTAGCTCCTGATGATTTCTATGTCAGCACCATTTATCCTACAGAAGTGCGGATTAATGGCCAGTGGGTGAAAGTAGAAAATCAACGCATGGATGGGGCGATCGCTATTAGCCAAACCCCCAATGGTCTACTGGCAAGGTGTAAAATCTTACGTGACCTAGAAGTAGGTGAACAGGTAGTCGTAGACGTGCAAGGTATCCGCACCGTCCGGAAAACCGAATCACGGGAACAACGCAACGCTCAAGAATTCAGCTTCATGTCGGCGGGAGTCTCCAGTGAACGCCGGGTGGAAATCGTCGTCGAACAAGTCGCCTGGGAATTACGCAAAATTCGGGATGCTGGCGGTAAAGTCGTAGTCACAGCCGGGCCTGTGGTCATTCATACTGGTGGTGGCGAACATTTGTCCCGCTTAATTCGGGAAGGTTACGTTCAAGCTTTGCTGGGAGGAAATGCGATCGCTGTCCACGATATCGAACAAAATACCATGGGTACATCCCTTGGTGTCGATATGAAACGGGGTGTAGCTGTGCGTGGTGGCCATCGCCATCACCTCAAGGTAATTAATACCATCCGTCGTTATGGCAGTATCGCCAAAGCCGTAGAAGCAGGGATGATTCACAGTGGTGTGATGTATGAGTGTGTCCGCAACCAAGTACCCTTCGTCCTGGCTGGTTCCATCCGCGATGATGGCCCCTTACCCGATACCCAAATGGACTTAATCAAAGCCCAGCAAGAGTATGCCAAACTCCTAGAAGGGGCAGAGATGATTTTGATGCTGTCATCCATGCTACACTCCATCGGCGTAGGAAATATGACCCCGGCTGGTGTGAAAATGGTCTGTGTAGATATTAACCCAGCCGTCGTCACTAAATTGAGCGATCGCGGTTCCGTAGAATCAGTCGGTGTAGTCACAGATGTAGGATTATTCCTCAGCCTGTTAGTACAGCAACTAGATAAGTTAACAAGTCCTTATGTTTCTAAGGTAGGGTAG